One Natrinema halophilum genomic window, AGATGCGCCAGCCGGCGGAGTGGATGAGGTTGCCTGCTGATGACCGAATCCTTGAGCTGATGTTTGATGAGGGGAACATGACGCCTCGCGCTCTGTCCCGTGACGGGGACGTTCCCCGAATAGATATCAGTCGAGACTACGCTGGCGATCGGTGCCGCAAGCTTACGGAGTATGGGCTCCTTGAACGTCTTGATCGAGGTCTCTATCGCCTTACAGACATAGGCGAAGCTTATCTGGAAGGCGATCTCGACGTAGATGAGCTTGACCCTGTCGACGATAGCGGCGAGTGACACCGATCTCACCTCAGCTCACCCTTGACCAGTTCCACAGCTTCACTGACCCAGCCCGGTAGCGGCCGCGTCGGCGTATCTCGATCGACGCACCGGCCCTGATTATCAAATTCGAGAACCCATTCCTCTTGTCCGTAATCGAGACTCACCGTACGCCCGCCATCGTCGTTGTAGGTTAACTCTAACGTGGCCGTCGCGGGCTCGCCTTCGGGGACGTCTTTCCCGAGATCGCGGCGTAGGTCGATGTCGATCCGCCTGGTAGTCGTCGTCGACATGGCAATTGCGATGAGGGTTGATACCCCCTTTAAATCGACTTACAATTCCGAATAATCTCGATGGTGTGACTGTCGGTCCTGTATTAAAATGGTGGTATTGCCTTAACCAACATCCGCAGTGGACAACTGACCGTGTTGGTTAATGCCTTTAGCCACTAATCAATTAGTGAATCCCGCCGAACTATTCCGCTTATAGAAGAGCGATCAATAGCAGAAGCAGGAGAACTCCGCTGACGATTAAAGCTCCGACCGTGAGTAATATAAGCGAGAATAGTCCGGCTGATGATCGTCCGCCTGGGTTAACCCTAGTCCCAGTGGCATCTACTTTGTGAATACACCCGATAAGGATCCAACCAGCAACGAAGAAACCGACTGGTGGAAGAAAAAAGAGAAGTGCTGTCATTACTACCCATTCCCATGTCTGGACATGTCCAGCGTCGAAAACGTAGTTTCTGAAAAGACCTCCCTTGTGAGCTTGGTAATCCGTTTCTTTGTAGACATCGCTGTTTATCTTCGGAGGCTCAATGTCCGATCCACATTCGCTACAAAATTTGTCAGACTGATTTACAGCGGCACCACAATCTGAGCAGGTGTTCATACTACTATCCCATTAGTATCAGTTGAAAAGCCTATCGTATACGACGAATTCGCACGTAGATTTGAGATTATGTTAGGCTAAAACCTAACACTTATTGTGTTAGGGCGTATACTAACATACAGGGATGAGCGATGACGTCACCGTTGTTCGCGACGAGATCGAAGCCTACGCGGATGGCACTGTCGCCCGTGTCCGCGTCCTTGCGGTGCCCAAATCAACGAAGTTCCCGGAAGAAGTCAAATACTCCTTCCATTACGGTGTTGCTGGCGGCGAGAATCCCTACATCCGACTCGATAACCACCACGGCGTTCAC contains:
- a CDS encoding zinc-ribbon domain-containing protein, with translation MNTCSDCGAAVNQSDKFCSECGSDIEPPKINSDVYKETDYQAHKGGLFRNYVFDAGHVQTWEWVVMTALLFFLPPVGFFVAGWILIGCIHKVDATGTRVNPGGRSSAGLFSLILLTVGALIVSGVLLLLLLIALL
- a CDS encoding toxin-antitoxin system TumE family protein, which codes for MSDDVTVVRDEIEAYADGTVARVRVLAVPKSTKFPEEVKYSFHYGVAGGENPYIRLDNHHGVHELHLGSRTYEGDFPGLQTLYRAWRAALPFEKRTDW